A region of the Brienomyrus brachyistius isolate T26 chromosome 10, BBRACH_0.4, whole genome shotgun sequence genome:
cactttgttttcTGTGAAAACCTATACAATTGTGAAATATATCATTTAGATACTATAGTGACATCATATTGCATGAATGTCATTGAGCTGCTGTTAGATTTGTATGTATGAGTATACTTCATTGACAGACTTCACAGTCATTAACGATTTCTGCATCTCTCCATCTCTGCCTTTCTTCACCAGGCCGACAAAGAAGCGCATGCAGACTGTGGCTAACACCTCTGTGTTTGCCATATTTGTTATGTACCTTTTTGCAGCTGTCTTTGGCTACCTGACTTTTTACGGTAAGGGAAAGGCATTATGTACATGTTATGTAGCCTTGAACAAATGATAATACAGTAAGTGCATTGGAGAACCTGTAAGATGACAGAGATGCTCTGGTTTTGGACTGTTTAATATCCCGGCTTGGTTGGTTTTGTGCACAGATGAGGTGGATTCGGAGCTCCTCTATTCATATCACAAAGTCAGCAGTGCAGACCACCTGATACTGGGCGTGCGTTTGGCTGTGTTGTTGGCCGTGATCCTCACCGTGCCCGTGGTCATCTTCCCAGTAAGGCCCCTTCCCATCTCCCAGTTGTATATGCTATAAGAAGTGCGGACAAGGTCGCAGTATTGACTCTCCTCGCTGAACCTCTCCACAGATCCGGACTGCCCTACTCCAAATCCTGGTCCCTAACAGGCCTTTCAACTGGGTGCGTCACAGCAGTGTTGCCTTCGGCCTTCTTGTCTTAGTCAACACTCTGGTCATCTTCGTACCCAACATTAAGGACATCTTTGGAGTCATAGGTCAGTTTTGGCTCTTCATCAGCTTTCCAGACACCAAGTTGAAATACGTCTAGAAAGATTCTCATGAACTGATGGATGTTTATTCAGACAGATGACCCTCCTCACGTGACCAAATCCTTGTCTCTTACTTTCCAGGGGCCACATCAGCATCAACCCTGATCTTCATACTTCCGGGCATGTTCTACATTAGAATTGTTCCTGAAGCTCTGGAACCACTCAAATCCAGAGCAAAGATTCAGGTAGATCCTTTTCCCCAAGAGTAGAACTTGCTTCAAGTGTGTAATCAATTACACCAAGATGTTTTTCTAATTTTCTTCTCCCTCTCCTTTCCGTGTCAGGCTGCCTGTTTTATCAGGCTTAGGGTTCCTGCTCATGGTGATGAGCATCGCATTTATAATTATGGATTGGGTGTCTGCAGGAACCCAAGGCACTGATGGACATTGATTTCCAGTTCAGAGGCTGTATGCCATGCTGTAACTTACCCTGTAAATATGCATGTATTCATGAAATtctttttataaaaataaagcatgtCTTTTTATAAGGTTTTGTTCTTTTCAAAATGACTGACCCAGACTGCAAAAACCGAAGAAGCATTTTACTATTTTCCAGTATTAGTCAGTGTGAAAGTAAAAGCTTTAAAGAACAAAAACCGAGGTTAGTATAGGCTGGAAGGCGACGACCAAGTGGGCTCCTTACGCCCCCCAGTGTGCTGATCTCATTTAAAAAGGGACAGAGAGTGAAGAGCAGGTCGTAGAGCTCAGATAAGATGCTGCTTTATGAATGACTATTACCTGCTCTGCTACAGTTTGATGAAGTCTGCCACATTGGATGGAATTTGACATTGAGAGGGACTGAACTTTCCCAGGCTGAGGGGGAGGATTGTGATATATATCGTGATATTTATCGACACACATGcaacagtccatccatccattatccaaaccgcttatcctattgggtcgcggggggtccggagcctatcccggaagcaatgggcacgaggcagggaacaacccaggatggggggccagcccatcgcagggcacactcacaccccatTCAGGAATGAtttcaaattaatatatttatcaTCATTTAAAAATTGACTGGTATTTGGAACTGTTCATAATCCCCCCCAACTTGACTAAATCTGCAGTTCCAGAAGAAAAACAAACCCAAAGCATGATGCTGCCCCCACCATGCTTCCTCGTGGGTATGATGCCGTCCCCCCATGGTTCACCGTGGGTATGGTGTTCTTTTGGTGATGCGCAGTGCTGCTTTTGTGTCAAACATACCTTTTGGAATTGTGGCCAAGATCAACCTTGGTTTCATCAGAGCATAACACGTTTTCCCACGTTTGATGATATAAGCAAACAGATGCCGTCCGTCTTTGTAAAATACATGAAGGATTTGCTATACTTTAGAGGGTTCTCGAAGTTTCGGCCCCAGGAGGACTTCGATGCGGCTGGCGaagtttaaaaaatatgtaatcacCTTTAAAAGCAATGCGCGCAGCAATCGATTGTCGCGGCAGCGCAAATAAGTACGTTACAgtacattttaacctttataccgCAAATGAAGCATACAAGTTAAAATGCCCGATCGTTTCTTGTTCagcacaaatgcacataaaataagtacaTTTGTAGAACAGTCGACCGCCGCACgaatcgcttttaaaggtgaatgcgcaTTCCATTTAGGTAGATCCCTGCACTCTTAGAAAGAATGCGTAGAAAAATTACAGATTACATGTAGTGCTTTAGTTTATACACATCTTGTGTCGatgttaaataaaactgtttttgAAGAATTCAAAATTTTACACACATGCAGTCAACACAATTTATGTAGATTGAACTGTTGTACACACACTTAGTGTTAGCTCTTTTAAAAAAGGCATCATCTACTTTAGCTGCCAGCCAATAGTCTCACTTTATTGTATACGGTTGTACATAAAATGTTTTTCCATCATAATAATTTAACTGTGAATCGCTAAAAATCCGCAAGTCAGTGGCCACTGAACGCTTCCGTTTCTCAGAGACGATGCAAGCAACACTTATAACTCCGTTTCTACGGTAGTTATTACATGCAGTTAATTTTTTCGCTGTTAACGCAGTTCCTAATTTGAACATTCCGTTGTGAAACTGATTATGTTTCTGAATAATGGAGAAAGCTGCAAGTTTTTTAAATGGTAAGTTCCATCTAAGTTGGCTCTCTTCATAAAAGTTATATGCAGCTTCAGGCGGAATATTTGttgtattatttaattttttttcacaatACTCGTGTCGTTAGAAATGTACCACGTACGTTATTAACCTTTTCATATGCATGAATTTTAAGTCACTAAGTCAAAACCTATATGGAGCGTTTTCCGTTAAAGTTGATACCGATCATGAATGTATTAAGAATGTGCAGTGAATCTGTACCTTGTGCGAAAAGTATCCTGGAAGATTTTTATCTTTTCTTATATCAAATTAGCACATATAATGCGGGAAGACGTTTGGAACAGGGAGAGGATTCGCGCCTGTGACCGTTTACAAGATTCTTGGAGTACGTTGTTTTCGTTTAACATATTTAGATGATAAAAtaatcttctgctgctgttattTTAAACACGGGTTTAGTTAATATTATAATAGAACAGGCCGTGTATTTTActctatattaaaatattttggcGCCATTGATGATGGCTAgctaacatacagtatatacaacCGCTAACAATTTCAAAATGGCCGAGACAGCTAATTTACTGAGCCAGAAACGGCGCGAAGAACATTTTTAAGTATTGTTGCTCAGCTTGCAAAATggaaatttaaattgtgagatGTTTTATGTAGTTGAGAGTTATTTTattagcatttatttgtttgagCCTGGTATGAGTAAAGAGTTTTGTTAGAATTATTTATTCAGCATCATGAGGCAGGAGTAATCTTTTTCTCATCTCTTATACATGGCTGACGATGTAAATTTGCCGTGTTTATCATTCAGTCAAACAGACAATTAACCAGTCGGTgagggtgcaggacaacgagcaatcagaaaaacacacaaaggcaggtacaagaacaggcaacaggtggaTCACAAGACACAGATGCACTGAAATGTCGGCCGACCAAAAACCTTTGGATTCAGTACATGAATATGTATATAGGTAGTAATCTCTTAATTTCAGTACATAGCCTAATTTACAGTTCGGACTTCCGACTTGGTTTCTAAAGCCGTGATCAAATGGTGAAATACGCCATCTTATGTGTTTGACGTTTAGTTCAATATTGGCCTCCGCACGGagtaaacagttttttttagcgAATGTTCAGGAgttttcatgtaatttcaaATTTTCAAGCGCCGTTATGGCACGTTAACTGTACAGCGAACCAAGTTTTTTTCAGAATTCTTGACAAGTGCGTTAGTCCTTATAGCTTATTCCTCCAAGTGCCGACTGAAATACTGcatgtataagaattaaagaagtcttacttgttgcatttcgttttatttgaaagtgattttattacagtaaatttcatgacatcattcttttgttatccctaaagttaacaggaacgtttgtagctccaaaaagcagtgcataagTCGACTGACGATCGCCCATGCCTACATTAATGTAATAAACTTTCAATCCCATCCTGGATTAGCCCAAATAGAAGTGATCACACATCAAAAACAAGATGTCATTAAGAGTACACATCCGTTCCACTCACTCTGGGTTTTGAAGATTGATTTCCCCCATTGTAACGTATTAGGATTTTGAGCCATGGAGGTACCTGTAGTATATGACGTAGTAGGGGACGTGAGGCTGGATAGTGTTCTTGGATTAGCGACATGATGTGGATGTAGGCATAAGCAAGTGCTGATTAAACGGCTCAAAAACGTAACATCGGTTGTCCTGTTTCCGTTATATAACACCCATACTTAGACAGACAATAGAGTATCCAAAGGAAGGACAGAGGGCTGTGGAATTAGCAGTACATGGTGTGTGCAGTCTATCCATACCTGTCTATGCTCTACAGGATCCTGCTGACATTAATGGCCATCCTGTCAGCCTACTCCATCCACCTTCTCCTCAGGAGCGCCGGTATTGTAGGTAAGCTGCTCATCTCATGCATTATATCACAAACCCTGCCTGGCTAGGTAAAACACATCCACTTTTCCACCAGGCTTCATTTGATAAGATTAGCATAGATGACTAGTTAATTTCTCTGCTCTGTGTCTCAAGGATAATGTACTGCTATATTTGGAAACACGTGGCTGACATACATGGTATAAATGGTCCTCATGCAGATTGTTTATCTACAATTCATTTTCAGTGACTTATTTGTAACCTGTGTCCTGTGGTTTCTCCAACGCACTGGGATCCATGCCTATGAAGACCTGTGCAATCTGGCCTTTGGCACTCCAGGAAAAGTGCTGCCAGCTGGCAGCATAACATTGAACAACATCGGAGGTGAGTCGGCAGAAGTGGGAGGAGCGTCTGACCTGTGTGCTTCAAGCTCTGTTCTGGATTTCTTCTCTGCTGTTAAGGTAGGACTCTGTCATTGTTTACTTTTTGTCTCGGACTCAGTTGAAACTGTTGTAGTGAGTAGTGTCTGCGAGTTTCATTAACGATTTCTGCGTCTCTCCATCTCTGCCTTTCTTCACCAGGCCGACAAAGAAGCGCATGCAGACTGTGGCTAACATCTCTGTGTTTGCCATGTTTGTTATGTACCTTCTTGCAGCTGTCTTTGGCTACCTGACTTTTTACGGTAAGGGGAAGGGAAAGGCATTATGTACATGTTATGTAGCCTTGAACAAATGATAATACAGTAAGTGCATTGGAGAACCTGTAAGATGACAGAGATGCTCTGGTTTTGGACTCTTTAATATCCCGGCTTGGTTGATTTTGTGCACAGATGAGGTGGAGTCGGAGCTCCTCTATTCATATCAGAAAGTCAGCAGTGCAGACCACCTGATACTGGGTGTGCGTTTGGCTGTGGTGGTGGCCGTGATCCTCACTGTGCCCGTGGTCATCTTCCCAGTAAGGCCCCTTCCCTCCTCCCAGTTGTATATGCTATAAGAAGTGCGGACAAGGTCATACTGTTGACTCTCCTCGCTGAACCTCTCCACAGATCCGGACTGCCCTGTTCCAAATCCTGGTCCCTAACAGGCCTTTCAACTGGGTGCGTCACAGCAGTGTTGCCTTCGGCCTTCTTGTCTTAGTCAACATTCTGGTCATCTTCGTACCCAACATTAAGGACATCTTTGGAGTCATAGGTCAGTTTTGGCTCTTCATCAGCTTTCCAGACACCAAGTTGAAACACTTCTAGAAAGATTCTCATGAACTAATAGATGTTTATTCAGACAGATGACCTCCTCATCTGACCAAATCCTTGTCTCTTACTTTCCAGGTGCCACATCAGCATCAAACCTGATCTTCATACTGCCGGGCATGTTCTACATTAGAATTGTTCCTGAAGCTCTGGAACCACTCAAATCCAGAGCAAAGATTCAGGTAGATCCTTTTCCCCAAGAGTAGAACTTGCTTCAAGTGTGTAATCAATTACACTAAGATGTTTTTCTAATTTCTTCTCCCTCTCCTTTCCGTGTCAGGCTGCCTGTTTTACATGCCTTGGGTTCCTGCTCATGGTGAATAGCATCGCATTTATAATTATGGATTGGGTGTCTGCAGGAACCCATGGCACTGATGGACATTGATTTCCAAGTTCAGAGGCCACTGTATGTCATGCTAATAGCTGAAAGCGATTACTAGCAATGATGTACCTGGATGAGTGAGCGCTGGCACATTTTGCTGCCGCTACTCTCCAGTACCTTTCTAAGTCATTTATGCTGCtttttttctttgtatattgtaaacatatatatatatatgtccccatatatatatacatacatgtatatTGGAAACAGTTTGCGCCCTGAAGTACATGTTGGCTGCTTACACTCAGAAAAgcagggtgcgttcgacttgggcttGTCTGCGGCGGACGTGATGCGGAGCGAgatctgccggcggctgcaggggtggagtatAAACACGAGGCTGAAGTTGGCTACTTATTCGCAGCTCCTTATTCGGATTTTCCAGTCCACCTTAAATGATTCGCAGCCCAATGCAATGACGAGATTGTGCCTGTAGGGGGACCGTTTTAGTACCTTAAACCTCTCTGTGCCAGGCTAATATCAACTTCTCAGTACACGTTAGGTacttaaaaattgatttttagtGAGGCTTGCTATATTCATTTCTTATACGTACGAAGATTGTAGTATTTAAAGAgtcaatgtgtttttttttttttttttaacgtgttTGTTTAGCTTGTAAAACAAAAGAAGTACAAAGGGGATAGACTTCAGGGACtgttgctgtccatggttctgaatcCCCTCGCTGTTGGAACTGATGTTATAACTACAAACTCATCCATATGTACTGATAATAAATATTCAAAAAGACATTACATTGCATGAAACATTTGTCAAATATAGTGTACACCGTTCTATATATATAGCTTTGTTAGTCCCTGTTTGCGTCTTAAATGTGTTTAGTCACTTATTATAAGCATTCTCTGTTGCTataggtggtgcagtggttagcactgttaccttacacctctgggacccaggttcgagtctccgcctgggtcacatgtgtgcagagtttgcatgttttccccatgtggtcgtggggtttcctccgggtactccggtttcccccccacagtccaaagacatgctgaggctaattggacttgctaaattgcccgtaggagtgcatgtgtgagtgaatggtgtgtgagtgtggcctgtgatgggctggcccccaatcctgagttgttccctgcctcgtgcccattgcttccgggaccccctgcgacccagtaggataagtggtttggaaaattgatggatggatgttgctaTAACCTTTCCTTTACCTCACCTGTGTCTCATCAGTAAGACTGTTTTTTTTATAATCTGACCTATAATGATGCTCTAAGATCATGCCAGAGCCCACACAGCGTTGTAGTACTTTCCAAGATTTTGATTTGTGAATGTTTTCTTGTGTCTTTCCTTTATGATGAAGTTCATTTTTACCCTTTTCCGCCACACTGCATACATTTAGCACATCTTCACTCTTAGCCCATATAAAGCCTCCCGTTCATTTCTCTCCTCTTTGTATCGTATGGCTTTGCTTACAGCCCTTCCTGGAGCAGGTTGACATCAGTTCTTTTGCTTGTATCAGCATTTCAAATCATATCAAATGCCATTGTAGTTTATTCAGCTACAAAACATTGAGATTATTAAATGCTTCCTAATAAGTGAACATTTCACGTACTGCTCCCTCCTCCGTGTGAATAGTGTCGCTTTAGAAGGTTCCCGATGGTGGAATGAGCTGCCAAACCGCGTTCAGTCTGCAGAATCCCTCCCCACCTTCAGGAAACACCACGATTTCATCTACTAACCTGGTGGTTCTTTATGTTCTTATATGCTCTTATGTTGCACTTACTAGCCCTTGAATAGTCTTATTTTAGGTTAATACTTTGGTACTAGTTACTTTTCCGctgttgtgtagctcctgcacTAATACCGCTTATGTTCTTACCTGGGtgttcattggaagctcagcctagctgtgcTTATGCCTAGTTGACCCCTTGACAACATGAATgcttgtaatgtgctatttgacacttgtatgtcactttgaacAAAAGCTTCTTCCAAGTAAGAGTAAATGCGAATAACGTCTAACCACTGCAAAAcaatatactgtgtgtgtgtgtgtgtgtgtgtgtgtgtgtgtgtgtgtgtgtgtgtgtgtgtgtgtgtgtgtgtgtatatatatatatatatatatatatatatatatatatataaagcacAGCATGTAGTATGCTGTTCTGTCACAAGAGGGAGCCATTGCCTTGTTATTAGTTCCTTTATTAATAATGGCACACGCTGCACCATGATCACTTATGACTTGTAGCTAGCATAATCtccaccagcaggtggcattaATGGAACAAAAATAGATATACCTATAAAATATTATttctaaatatggaaaaaatatTTCCGTAACATGGTGTCGGACACATGCTTATTCATAGTTCACAGTACACATCATACaactattatttttaaattttctttttaaagGCTCATGCCATCTACTGCCTGGGACAAACTTCAGGCTGATGAAGTTCGATGGGTCGAGTATAAAATCTCATTGCAATGCTAAACTGGATAAGTGGTGTGGAAGTTGGacggcaagatggatggatcttttAAAACTCATGAATATGATTCGAGTGCCAAACACTATACTTCCCTTTGAGATTTACCTACTTAATTCAAGGCCTTCAGGCCACATATTATCATCAGTAATAAACTGTTCATCATCCTCTAGAACCGAGCAGCTATCAGTAACTGCTCACGCATTAGTCAGATGTTCCAGAGGCTGTGCTTCTGCACTGTGACCTTTCACCTTTTGCCTAACTGTCCATCTTGCTTTTCATCTGTTACGGCCAAGTAAATGATTATTTTGTGGTATAGTAGGTAAGTCACACTAGCTTGCAGATATTGTTGTGCTCTGTTGTTTGTAGGCAAGTCTGCAGGTAGGTCTGCTATAATCTCCACACTCCACTTTGAGGGGCTGGACTTATCCCTCAACAGCTCAGTCCGTAACCTTAAATCTTAAACACAAGCCTCTATTTCAAACTGCATTTGGATGCAATGTGGATTGTTGACGGCGTGCCTCCTGCACCTACCTCACATTGCCATACTATGAAGTTTCCTTACTATTTAAGACAGTGAGAAACTAATATGTGCTTTTGTATTCAGTAGGTTAGATTACTGTAATGCTCCATCATCTGGTAGCATAAACCACATACTAGACACCATGCAACATAGTGAAAATGCATCATCTTGAATTGTCTCaccggggggggcaccatctgagctgcAGTCCCATGGAGAGGTGACATCGTGGATGCAACTTAGGAACTGTAACATGGTGGGTGCAGCCTTCAATctgccaccctacacaggccagcgtggagaactGACTCATTCATGGACTTTGACCGTGACCCCAGTTTACGCCTTAGTTTCAGCAAGCAAGCTCATTCTTCTTTTCCTGTCATGGAATGGgggagagtttttttttctccctacttgggagCTTTTGGctcctctcctctgttgtcattttctttctttcatttctttgtcttcCTTTTTGAATGATTCTGTATAAATGCTACAGGAATGCATCACAAGACACCCAATATAAAGCACCTATTAATTGAACtattaacaaaaatatttaatattactCCAAAATAATTCAATATTACTCTAAAGTCAGGCTGGTTATATCCCTGTATTTTATAGGATATTAAAGCTATTCTGAAGCTACTAGGCTATTGTGTGATGTAGCGTAGTATTGTGTGATAGGTAGCTTTGTGACTATTACAATGAGTCAAGCCTGTTTGTGTTGCTGTCGTGTGCATGGAAACTTGAGTTTTCATGTGGTTTGTCTGCAGTGAGATGTGTGAACCTTGCCCTCCTAAACGGGAGTGGAAAATAACAGGGGTCTGTTTGCTGTTGATGACGGCAGAAGTGCACACTGTGGTCAAGGGGAATGTCAAGCAACCTAAAGTATCTCAGCCATTAAAATGCACCTTTATGTGGGTTGTTTCTTAAAACAGATTCACAAATGGCACAGTCATAACAaactaatagcataatataatagGGGCTAATTATGCTCTCTTGCATGCTAAAAGGTGCAGATGGTAGCcttaaatgttttgaaaaaatgCTTAATATGCAGCACTTTATCCATCTGAATGCATTAACATATTTGCGCAAATATTTGCACAGATTGTCAATTTGTGCCTGTCAGCTGCAAAAATCCAAGACCGCTGGCCCCTACACATAGAAAACAAAATCATTGGGAGAGCTCTCCACTGCATTAAGGACATTTTTCAGAATCTTTGCACCCGAAAAATCCCCAACATTTCAGAAGACCCCTCCCTTTCTTCCTGTTGACTCCCTTTGTCCTGCTCCCTTCAGTTAGGTACCCACTTTCCCCCCTGCATATACTGTATGATCCTGTGAATACTGAACACTAGCCTGGAGGCACTTTCAATCATCTGGCACCTCCAGTCCCCCTGCGTGTCTCGGGGGGGAAAGTGCCTCCCGTCTAGTGCTCAGTATTCACAGGCAAATGACGGACCAGGAGATATTTTGAACTCTGTATGACTGTATGCAGACTAGTTACGGCTGCATTTGTCTAAAGAGAGGCCTGGGGCAGCTCTGTGTAACTGTACATAGACTCCATGAGgtcagggcccctgggcagggcACAAGTAAAGGGTCTGGAGTCCACTTCATTACTGAGACCTTAGTTACATGTCAGCTCGCTTGCTGT
Encoded here:
- the LOC125750648 gene encoding sodium-coupled neutral amino acid transporter 3-like; its protein translation is MQTVANISVFAMFVMYLLAAVFGYLTFYDEVESELLYSYQKVSSADHLILGVRLAVVVAVILTVPVVIFPIRTALFQILVPNRPFNWVRHSSVAFGLLVLVNILVIFVPNIKDIFGVIGATSASNLIFILPGMFYIRIVPEALEPLKSRAKIQAACFTCLGFLLMVNSIAFIIMDWVSAGTHGTDGH